From a region of the Mycolicibacterium sp. MU0050 genome:
- a CDS encoding branched-chain amino acid transporter permease encodes MPDNSYIALLVGVAAAITWLLRALPFAGLAPMRNSELVKYLGLHMPLGVMVMLLIYTLRPGVAAGGLDVLWLGIAVLVTAGLHWWRAQALLSIVAGTAVYVVLMTLW; translated from the coding sequence GTGCCGGACAACAGCTACATCGCACTGTTGGTGGGCGTCGCGGCGGCCATCACCTGGCTGCTGCGCGCGCTGCCGTTCGCGGGCCTGGCCCCGATGCGCAACAGCGAGCTGGTCAAGTACCTGGGCCTGCACATGCCCCTCGGGGTGATGGTGATGCTGTTGATCTACACGCTTCGGCCCGGGGTCGCCGCCGGCGGCCTCGACGTGCTGTGGCTCGGCATCGCGGTGCTGGTGACGGCGGGTCTGCACTGGTGGCGCGCGCAGGCGCTGCTGAGCATCGTCGCCGGCACCGCGGTCTACGTCGTGCTGATGACGCTGTGGTGA
- a CDS encoding helix-turn-helix domain-containing protein has product MSAAPDPQAPDAGLDQSLADIDPAVGLRAVGALQRLQERLEALHVANAREQGWSWQAIADALGVSRQAVHQKYTRRR; this is encoded by the coding sequence ATGAGCGCTGCCCCGGACCCGCAGGCGCCGGACGCGGGCCTCGATCAGAGTTTGGCCGATATCGATCCGGCCGTGGGGTTGCGCGCCGTCGGCGCGCTGCAGCGACTGCAGGAGCGGCTCGAGGCGCTGCACGTCGCCAACGCGCGGGAGCAGGGCTGGAGTTGGCAGGCCATCGCCGACGCGCTCGGCGTCAGCCGCCAGGCCGTGCACCAGAAGTACACCCGGAGGAGGTGA
- the menE gene encoding o-succinylbenzoate--CoA ligase yields the protein MAALSAVLDGSATPVLPVPGGDLRQYELLTSSLRAGEQIDDDVALVIPTSGTTGTPKGAMLTAPALIASATATHDRLGGAGTWLLALPPHHIAGVQVLIRSVVAGTTPIEIDVSGGFDVAALPDAVAAMQLSSGRKYASLVGVQLAKALADPVACAALAELDAVLLGGGPAPAPVLEAAAVAGISVVRSYGMSETAGGCVYDGRPLDGVAVRLEDDGRIVLGGATLAKGYRNPTDPDPFAETGWFRTDDIGALDDSGVLQVLGRADDAISTGGLTVLPQPVEAALSTHPDVVDCAVFGVPDERLGQRVAAALVLAVGAPEPSVADLRAHLAQTLDATAAPREIHIVEQVPRLGIGKVDRRALVQRYCTG from the coding sequence ATGGCCGCGCTGTCCGCTGTCCTCGACGGCAGCGCCACGCCGGTGTTGCCCGTGCCCGGCGGCGACCTGCGTCAATATGAGTTGCTCACAAGCTCTTTGCGGGCCGGCGAACAGATCGACGACGACGTCGCGCTGGTGATCCCCACCTCCGGCACCACCGGCACCCCCAAGGGCGCCATGTTGACCGCGCCGGCCCTGATCGCCAGCGCCACCGCCACCCACGACCGACTCGGCGGCGCGGGCACCTGGCTGCTGGCCCTTCCGCCGCACCACATCGCCGGGGTCCAGGTTCTGATCCGCAGCGTGGTGGCCGGCACCACGCCGATCGAGATCGACGTGTCCGGGGGGTTCGACGTGGCGGCGTTGCCGGATGCGGTGGCGGCGATGCAGCTGAGCTCGGGCCGCAAGTACGCCTCCCTGGTGGGGGTGCAGCTGGCCAAGGCGCTGGCCGACCCGGTCGCCTGCGCCGCGCTGGCCGAACTCGACGCCGTCCTGCTGGGCGGCGGCCCCGCCCCCGCCCCGGTGCTGGAAGCCGCTGCGGTGGCCGGTATCTCGGTGGTACGCAGCTACGGCATGAGCGAGACCGCCGGCGGCTGCGTGTACGACGGGCGGCCCCTGGACGGGGTGGCGGTGCGCCTCGAGGACGACGGCCGCATCGTCCTGGGCGGCGCGACGCTGGCCAAGGGCTACCGCAACCCGACCGATCCGGACCCGTTTGCCGAGACCGGCTGGTTCCGCACCGACGACATTGGCGCACTGGACGATTCGGGTGTCCTGCAGGTGTTGGGCCGGGCCGACGACGCGATCAGCACCGGCGGCCTGACGGTGTTGCCGCAGCCCGTCGAGGCGGCGCTGAGCACCCACCCCGACGTGGTGGACTGCGCGGTGTTCGGCGTCCCCGACGAGCGCCTCGGGCAACGGGTGGCCGCGGCGCTCGTGCTGGCCGTCGGCGCGCCCGAGCCCTCGGTGGCCGACCTGCGGGCCCACCTGGCGCAGACGCTGGACGCCACCGCCGCGCCGCGGGAGATCCACATCGTCGAGCAGGTCCCGCGCCTCGGGATCGGCAAGGTGGACCGCCGCGCATTGGTGCAGCGCTACTGCACCGGCTGA
- a CDS encoding HAMP domain-containing sensor histidine kinase, with amino-acid sequence MTVPDGLVETVGVVLICTVPVVLAGSLLVRLARSWSLAASMVVLVLIPLAATFTGVLGASGFMISGTPAKTAVVVVIVSVVTVPAAVMLGHYQARRTVWEKEIRDAERAAEDSRRKLVAFVSHDLRTPLAGIRTVAAAMADGLVDHDDIARHARHIEQESIRVSEMVEDLFEMSKINGGAIAPAFDTLELDQVLDDVAAAYRLVAQRAGVELRTVVPPDPVRVAGSHRDLTRVLSNLVANAIAHTPEGGSVTMSMGCDERGAWVRVDDTGSGIDDEALTQVFDVAYRGSNNRVPRSDPSLPSGSGLGLAIAAGLIRAHRGTVSAHNTETGARFEVRLPSPC; translated from the coding sequence ATGACTGTGCCTGACGGCCTGGTCGAAACCGTCGGCGTCGTCCTGATCTGCACCGTGCCGGTGGTGCTGGCCGGCAGCCTGCTGGTCCGGCTGGCGCGGTCGTGGTCTTTGGCGGCCAGCATGGTGGTGCTGGTGCTGATCCCGCTGGCCGCCACCTTCACCGGGGTGCTCGGCGCGAGCGGCTTCATGATCAGCGGCACGCCGGCCAAGACCGCGGTGGTGGTGGTCATCGTGTCGGTGGTGACGGTCCCGGCCGCCGTGATGCTGGGCCACTACCAGGCGCGACGCACGGTGTGGGAGAAGGAGATCCGCGATGCCGAGCGCGCGGCCGAGGACTCGCGGCGCAAGCTGGTCGCATTTGTCAGCCACGACCTGCGGACGCCGCTGGCGGGTATCCGGACGGTGGCCGCGGCCATGGCCGACGGCCTGGTGGACCACGACGACATCGCCCGACATGCCCGACACATCGAACAGGAATCGATCCGGGTCTCCGAGATGGTGGAGGACCTGTTCGAGATGTCCAAGATCAACGGCGGGGCCATTGCGCCAGCCTTCGACACGCTGGAACTCGACCAGGTGCTCGACGACGTCGCGGCCGCCTACCGGCTGGTGGCGCAGCGGGCCGGGGTCGAGTTGCGGACGGTGGTACCCCCCGACCCGGTCCGGGTGGCGGGCAGCCACCGCGACCTCACCCGGGTGTTGTCGAATCTCGTCGCCAACGCCATCGCCCATACCCCCGAGGGCGGCTCGGTGACGATGTCCATGGGCTGCGACGAGCGGGGCGCCTGGGTGCGCGTCGACGACACCGGTTCGGGTATCGACGACGAGGCCCTGACCCAGGTCTTCGACGTCGCCTACCGCGGGTCGAACAACCGTGTGCCGCGGTCGGATCCGTCTTTGCCCAGCGGGTCCGGGCTGGGCCTGGCGATCGCGGCCGGCCTGATCCGGGCCCACCGCGGCACCGTCTCGGCACACAACACCGAGACCGGCGCGCGGTTCGAGGTGCGACTGCCCTCGCCGTGCTGA
- a CDS encoding response regulator transcription factor — protein MTARVLVADDDIVVRDMVRRYLEREGMTVAVAGDGHEAQRVLEGGQVDVAVIDVLLPGSSGLALVRNLRRGGDFSLPVILLTALGEEGDRIAGLEAGADDYVTKPFSPRELTLRVRSLLRRAPGASTPQPSEITAGAIKVSAAARAVTVAGKPVGLTNREFDLLVFFLTHRDTVFSRQELLNQVWCWDYGDLSTVTVHVKRLRAKLGAYHQIHTVWGRGYFWRDAPAAQDASHDCA, from the coding sequence ATGACGGCGCGTGTCCTGGTGGCCGACGACGACATCGTCGTCCGCGACATGGTGCGGCGCTACCTGGAACGCGAGGGCATGACGGTCGCGGTGGCCGGTGACGGCCACGAAGCGCAGCGGGTGCTCGAAGGCGGGCAGGTGGACGTCGCGGTCATCGACGTGCTGTTGCCCGGCTCCAGCGGGCTCGCGCTGGTCCGCAATCTCCGTCGCGGCGGCGACTTCAGCCTGCCCGTCATCCTGCTCACCGCCCTGGGCGAAGAGGGCGACCGCATCGCCGGGCTGGAGGCCGGCGCCGACGACTACGTGACCAAACCCTTCAGCCCCCGCGAGTTGACGCTGCGGGTGCGTTCGCTGCTGCGGCGGGCTCCGGGCGCCTCGACCCCGCAACCCAGCGAGATCACCGCCGGAGCCATCAAGGTCTCCGCCGCGGCCCGCGCCGTGACCGTCGCCGGGAAACCCGTCGGCCTGACCAATCGCGAATTCGACCTGCTGGTGTTCTTCCTGACCCACCGCGACACCGTGTTCAGCCGACAGGAACTGCTCAACCAGGTGTGGTGCTGGGATTACGGCGACCTCTCCACGGTCACCGTGCACGTCAAGCGGCTGCGCGCGAAGCTCGGCGCCTATCACCAGATCCATACGGTGTGGGGTCGCGGCTATTTCTGGCGGGATGCGCCCGCCGCGCAGGACGCCAGCCATGACTGTGCCTGA
- a CDS encoding Clp protease N-terminal domain-containing protein produces the protein MFERFSRSARAAVVLAQEEARDLGARAIGPEHLLLGLLQTAGADLAGLLAGYGLTPDGIRDRLAPDGDAGFEGDAEALRHIGIDLHAVRDAVNTSFGPDAFDAALHRSGRRRRRRGPLPFNRAAKKALELALREALAHKDKTISGEHLLLGMLRGGDPDAVALITEHVYTAQLRAAVIALLDAAA, from the coding sequence ATGTTCGAGCGGTTCAGCCGCAGCGCCCGCGCCGCCGTGGTCCTGGCCCAGGAGGAGGCCCGCGACCTGGGGGCCCGTGCCATCGGCCCCGAGCATCTGCTGCTGGGTCTGTTGCAGACTGCCGGCGCCGACCTTGCGGGGCTGCTGGCGGGCTACGGGCTGACCCCCGACGGCATCCGCGACCGCCTGGCACCAGACGGGGACGCCGGCTTCGAGGGGGACGCGGAAGCGTTGCGGCACATCGGCATCGACCTCCACGCGGTGCGCGACGCGGTGAACACCTCGTTCGGACCGGACGCGTTCGACGCGGCGCTGCACCGCTCCGGTCGGCGCCGCCGGCGCCGCGGCCCACTGCCGTTCAACCGCGCGGCCAAGAAGGCGCTGGAGCTGGCGCTGCGGGAGGCGTTGGCGCACAAGGACAAAACCATCTCCGGGGAGCATCTGCTGCTGGGCATGTTGCGCGGCGGCGACCCCGACGCCGTCGCCCTGATCACCGAGCACGTATACACCGCGCAGTTGCGCGCCGCGGTGATCGCCCTGCTCGACGCCGCCGCCTGA
- a CDS encoding pyridoxamine 5'-phosphate oxidase family protein, producing MRREVSTVEALREIVGHPNEYVANKVGDALKPIHRDWLAHSPLAFVATTDADGRVDVSPKGDPPGFVHVIDATTIAIPERPGNKRVDGFQNVLQRPHVGTLFVIPGRGDTLRINGRATVLSDADYFESMSIGGKRPILALEIAVEEVFFHCSRAFLRADAWQPETWNPTALPSVAQMAHAMRTGMSLEELRGYYDEDNMRKVLY from the coding sequence ATGCGCCGAGAAGTCAGCACCGTCGAAGCGCTCCGCGAGATCGTGGGGCATCCCAACGAGTACGTCGCCAACAAGGTCGGCGACGCGCTCAAGCCCATTCACCGCGATTGGCTGGCGCATTCCCCGTTGGCGTTCGTGGCCACCACCGACGCCGACGGCCGCGTCGACGTCTCCCCCAAGGGCGACCCGCCGGGTTTCGTGCACGTCATCGACGCCACCACCATCGCCATCCCCGAGCGTCCCGGCAACAAGCGCGTCGACGGCTTCCAAAATGTGCTGCAGCGCCCGCACGTCGGCACGCTGTTCGTGATCCCCGGCCGCGGCGACACCCTGCGGATCAACGGCCGCGCGACGGTGCTGTCTGACGCCGACTATTTCGAGTCGATGAGCATCGGCGGCAAGCGCCCCATCCTGGCGCTGGAGATCGCCGTCGAGGAGGTGTTCTTCCACTGCTCGCGGGCGTTCCTGCGCGCCGACGCCTGGCAACCGGAGACGTGGAACCCCACCGCGCTGCCCAGCGTCGCCCAGATGGCGCACGCCATGCGCACCGGCATGAGCCTCGAGGAACTGCGGGGCTACTACGACGAGGACAACATGCGCAAGGTGCTGTACTGA
- a CDS encoding S-methyl-5'-thioadenosine phosphorylase gives MSQNGRMLGVIGGSGFYSFFGADARTVSVDTPYGAPSGPITFGAVGEHEVAFLPRHGVDHEFSPHTVPYRANMWALRALGVRRIFGPCAVGSLTDELGPGAVVVPDQLVDRTSGRAATYFDSGGIHVSFADPYCPDLRAAATGLPDVTDGGTMVVIEGPRFSTRAESQWYARQGFTLINMTGYPESVLARELEMCYAAIALVTDLDAGVEAGSGVRTVDVFAEFQRNLAPFKKLVHAALDRVADEQACEDCRAHAGVTLPFELP, from the coding sequence ATGTCGCAGAATGGTCGGATGCTCGGAGTCATCGGCGGCAGCGGCTTCTACTCGTTCTTCGGCGCGGACGCGCGCACCGTCAGCGTCGACACCCCCTACGGGGCGCCCAGTGGACCCATCACCTTCGGCGCCGTCGGCGAGCACGAGGTGGCGTTCCTGCCGCGACACGGGGTCGATCACGAGTTCTCCCCGCACACCGTGCCGTACCGGGCGAACATGTGGGCGCTGCGGGCCCTCGGGGTGCGACGGATCTTCGGGCCGTGCGCGGTCGGCAGCCTGACCGACGAGTTGGGGCCCGGCGCGGTCGTCGTGCCGGATCAGCTGGTGGACCGTACCAGCGGTCGCGCCGCCACCTATTTCGATTCCGGTGGCATCCATGTCAGCTTCGCCGACCCGTACTGTCCGGACCTGCGGGCGGCCGCGACCGGGCTGCCCGACGTCACCGACGGCGGCACCATGGTGGTCATCGAGGGGCCCCGGTTCTCCACCCGGGCCGAGAGCCAGTGGTATGCGCGGCAGGGGTTCACCCTGATCAACATGACTGGATATCCGGAGTCGGTGCTCGCCCGCGAGTTGGAGATGTGTTATGCCGCAATCGCATTGGTCACCGATCTCGACGCTGGGGTGGAGGCCGGATCCGGGGTGCGCACGGTCGATGTGTTCGCCGAATTCCAGCGCAACCTCGCGCCGTTCAAGAAGCTGGTGCACGCGGCGCTGGATCGGGTCGCCGACGAGCAGGCCTGCGAGGACTGCCGGGCGCACGCGGGCGTCACGCTGCCGTTCGAGTTGCCGTAG
- a CDS encoding VOC family protein has protein sequence MEILASRVLFRPSNYDRSLAFYRDAIGLALAREYPGGTVFYAGQSLIELAAHGAPPAGAPPFPGALWLQVRDLYATQDELRGRGVAIAREARREPWGLHEMHVDDPDGVALIFVQVPDDHPLRRDTRG, from the coding sequence ATGGAGATCCTGGCCAGCCGGGTGCTGTTCCGGCCGAGCAACTACGACCGCTCGCTCGCCTTCTACCGCGACGCGATCGGGCTGGCGCTCGCCCGCGAGTACCCGGGTGGCACGGTGTTCTATGCCGGGCAGTCGCTGATCGAGCTCGCAGCGCACGGCGCTCCGCCGGCCGGGGCGCCGCCGTTCCCCGGTGCGCTCTGGCTGCAGGTCCGCGACCTCTACGCCACCCAGGACGAATTGCGGGGCCGCGGCGTCGCCATCGCCCGCGAGGCCCGCCGGGAACCGTGGGGGCTGCACGAAATGCACGTCGACGATCCCGACGGGGTGGCGCTGATCTTCGTGCAGGTCCCCGACGACCACCCGCTGCGCCGGGACACCCGGGGCTAG
- a CDS encoding nitronate monooxygenase yields MKTPICEQYGIDFPLFAFSHCRDVVAAVTNAGGLGVLGGTAYTPEQLEQELTWIDEQVKGKPYGVDIIVPAKYEGKGEKVTGTQLADRIPAEYQTYVTELLASHDIPVEEKRRLGDSNLSGNTGEALLEVALRHPIKLMANALGVPPDYMIEAGRSSGVPVAALVGAREHAIKQARAGVDLIIAQGTEAGGHCGEVSTLVLVPEVLAALAEIGSDIPVLAAGGIVTGRQMAGCVAMGAAGAWTGSVWLTTEEAETAPHTVQKMLAASSRDTIRSAGRTGKPSRQLVSDWTDAWAPNPGKQQPLPLPLQSMLVEPVLRRVDKLATNGHEGAQALATYFVGQGVGLMNKVKPAREVVLEFIEDYVAAAERLAGSLED; encoded by the coding sequence ATGAAGACACCGATCTGCGAGCAGTACGGCATCGACTTTCCTCTGTTCGCGTTCAGCCACTGCCGCGACGTGGTCGCCGCGGTGACCAACGCGGGCGGCCTCGGCGTGCTGGGCGGCACCGCGTACACCCCGGAACAGCTCGAACAGGAACTCACCTGGATCGACGAGCAGGTCAAGGGCAAGCCCTACGGCGTGGACATCATCGTGCCGGCCAAGTACGAGGGCAAGGGCGAGAAGGTGACCGGTACCCAGCTGGCCGACCGGATCCCGGCCGAATACCAGACCTACGTCACCGAACTGCTGGCCAGCCACGACATTCCCGTCGAGGAGAAGCGTCGGCTCGGCGACAGCAACCTGTCCGGCAACACCGGCGAGGCGCTGCTCGAGGTCGCGCTGCGGCACCCGATCAAGCTGATGGCCAACGCGCTGGGCGTGCCGCCGGACTACATGATCGAGGCCGGCCGCTCCTCGGGCGTGCCGGTGGCCGCCCTGGTGGGCGCCCGGGAACACGCCATCAAGCAGGCCCGCGCCGGTGTTGATCTGATCATCGCGCAGGGCACCGAGGCCGGCGGGCACTGCGGCGAGGTGTCCACGCTGGTCCTGGTGCCCGAGGTCCTGGCCGCACTGGCCGAGATCGGCAGCGACATCCCGGTGCTCGCCGCCGGCGGCATCGTGACCGGCCGGCAGATGGCGGGCTGCGTCGCGATGGGCGCGGCCGGCGCCTGGACCGGCTCGGTGTGGTTGACCACCGAGGAGGCCGAAACCGCGCCGCACACCGTGCAGAAGATGCTGGCCGCCTCCTCACGGGACACCATCCGTTCGGCCGGCCGGACCGGAAAGCCGTCCCGCCAACTGGTTTCGGACTGGACCGACGCCTGGGCGCCGAACCCCGGCAAGCAGCAGCCGCTGCCGTTGCCGCTGCAGTCCATGCTCGTCGAGCCCGTGCTGCGGCGGGTGGACAAGCTCGCCACCAACGGACACGAGGGTGCCCAGGCGTTGGCCACCTACTTCGTCGGCCAGGGGGTGGGCCTGATGAACAAGGTCAAGCCCGCGCGCGAGGTGGTGCTGGAGTTCATCGAGGACTACGTGGCCGCGGCCGAACGCCTCGCCGGATCCCTCGAGGATTGA
- a CDS encoding 1,4-dihydroxy-2-naphthoate polyprenyltransferase, with the protein MATVAQWIQGARPRTWPNAVAPVIAGTGAAAWLGAAVWWKALLALAVAVALIIGVNYANDYSDGVRGTDDDRVGPLRLVGAQLARPRAVLSAAVLSLSIAALAGLVLVAVSDPWLAAVGAVCIAGAWFYTGGSKPYGYSGFGEIAVFVFFGLVAVLGTQYTQALRVDWVGLLAALVMGFLSSAVLVANNLRDIPTDTTAGKMTLAVRLGDARTRRFYVALLALAGLATLGLAAATPWALLGLVAAPLAVRAALPVASGGTGPALIPVLRDTGLTMLVWSVVVAGALALA; encoded by the coding sequence ATGGCCACCGTCGCGCAGTGGATCCAGGGCGCCCGTCCGCGAACCTGGCCCAACGCAGTTGCTCCCGTGATCGCCGGCACCGGCGCCGCCGCCTGGCTCGGCGCGGCCGTGTGGTGGAAGGCGTTGCTGGCGTTGGCCGTCGCAGTGGCCCTGATCATCGGCGTCAACTACGCCAACGACTACTCCGACGGCGTGCGCGGTACCGACGACGACCGCGTCGGGCCGCTGCGCCTGGTGGGCGCCCAGCTGGCCCGCCCGCGCGCGGTGCTGAGCGCCGCGGTGCTCAGCCTGTCGATCGCCGCGCTGGCCGGCCTGGTGCTGGTCGCGGTCAGCGATCCCTGGCTGGCCGCGGTCGGTGCGGTGTGCATCGCCGGGGCCTGGTTCTACACCGGCGGCTCGAAGCCGTACGGGTACAGCGGGTTCGGCGAGATCGCGGTGTTCGTGTTCTTCGGCCTGGTCGCCGTGCTGGGCACCCAATACACCCAGGCGCTGCGGGTGGATTGGGTCGGCCTGCTGGCCGCGCTGGTCATGGGATTCCTGTCCTCGGCGGTGCTGGTGGCCAACAACCTGCGCGACATCCCGACCGACACCACCGCCGGCAAGATGACCCTGGCGGTGCGCCTCGGCGACGCGCGCACCCGCCGGTTCTACGTGGCACTGCTGGCGCTGGCAGGCCTGGCGACGCTGGGGCTGGCGGCGGCCACACCGTGGGCGCTGCTGGGGTTGGTGGCCGCGCCCCTGGCGGTCCGCGCGGCGCTCCCGGTAGCCTCGGGCGGCACCGGCCCGGCGCTGATCCCGGTGCTGCGCGACACGGGGCTGACCATGCTGGTGTGGTCGGTCGTGGTGGCCGGCGCGCTGGCGCTGGCCTGA
- a CDS encoding AzlC family ABC transporter permease — translation MSDRPPHHPLRAVLALTVPIGLAFIPLGMALGILVVNAGLDWWWAPVFAAVIYAGSLEFLMVGLAATGAPVATVALTAFVVNSRHVFYALSFPLQRVRGWWLKLFSTFALSDEAYAVAVSPAAATWTTRQIVLMQLMLQCLWVTGAASGAALGTVLPIDRLEGLDFALTALFVVLAIEAYRQRPDRLTAATAALCAVAAWIVVPGQLLIAAFAAFTAALAVRFLRRPARAG, via the coding sequence ATGTCCGATCGGCCGCCGCACCATCCGCTCCGGGCGGTACTTGCGTTGACCGTGCCCATCGGCCTGGCGTTCATCCCGCTGGGGATGGCGCTGGGGATCCTCGTCGTCAACGCGGGCCTGGACTGGTGGTGGGCGCCGGTGTTCGCCGCGGTGATCTACGCCGGCTCGTTGGAGTTCCTCATGGTGGGGCTCGCGGCGACGGGGGCGCCGGTGGCCACCGTTGCGCTGACCGCCTTCGTGGTGAACTCCCGGCACGTGTTCTACGCCCTGTCGTTCCCGCTGCAGCGGGTGCGCGGCTGGTGGCTGAAGCTGTTCAGCACCTTCGCGCTGTCCGACGAGGCGTACGCCGTCGCGGTCAGTCCCGCCGCGGCGACGTGGACCACCCGCCAGATTGTGTTGATGCAGTTGATGCTTCAGTGCCTGTGGGTGACGGGCGCGGCCTCGGGCGCGGCGCTGGGGACCGTGCTGCCCATCGACCGGCTCGAGGGGCTCGACTTCGCGCTGACGGCCCTGTTCGTGGTGCTGGCCATCGAGGCCTACCGGCAGCGCCCGGACCGGCTGACCGCGGCGACGGCGGCGTTGTGTGCGGTGGCGGCCTGGATCGTGGTGCCCGGCCAGCTGCTGATCGCCGCGTTCGCCGCGTTCACCGCCGCGCTGGCGGTGCGGTTCCTGCGACGCCCGGCGCGGGCGGGCTGA